A genomic segment from Arcobacter sp. CECT 8986 encodes:
- a CDS encoding replicative DNA helicase: MDSVYSINIERAVLSSILFNPDEIEEILAVLKPKDFYLPAHQKIFEVMTKLYRDDMPIDEEFIRKRVSTKDVDDSILIEILSANPITNTLAYVKEIKDGSVKRELASLATTIKKVSIEDEVSANDALDTIQGELYKISTDSATSELKDMQLITGDTLAYIKKMKELGNHHLIGETTGFFDLDKRTTGFNEGDLVIIAARPAMGKTALVLNMALANVEANKGVIFFSLEMPAEQLMLRMLAAKTSIPLQNLRKGDLDDQQWSNLSGAFEDLNQKKLFVDDGGSVNINQLRARVRKLAQNEDNNISLVIIDYLQLMQGTGNKDRHQEVSDISRGLKMLAREMKIPIIALSQLNRGLENRPDKRPMLSDLRESGAIEQDADIIMFVYRDDVYKERDEARKEKEAKDKGEEYKSTFVNKPVEEAEIIIGKQRNGPIGTVKLDFQKQYTRFVNKENRADAPIEVVFESVADTSKETNIDVPQIL; this comes from the coding sequence ATGGATAGTGTATATAGCATTAATATAGAAAGAGCAGTACTTAGTTCAATACTTTTTAACCCTGATGAAATAGAAGAGATATTAGCAGTTTTAAAACCAAAAGATTTTTATCTTCCAGCACATCAAAAAATATTTGAAGTTATGACAAAACTTTATCGTGATGATATGCCAATAGATGAAGAGTTCATTAGAAAAAGAGTTAGTACAAAAGATGTTGATGATTCTATTTTAATAGAGATACTTTCTGCAAATCCAATCACAAATACGTTAGCTTACGTAAAAGAGATTAAAGATGGAAGTGTAAAAAGAGAGCTTGCATCTTTAGCAACAACAATAAAAAAAGTTTCAATTGAAGATGAAGTTAGTGCAAATGATGCACTTGATACTATTCAAGGTGAACTTTACAAAATCTCAACAGATAGCGCAACATCTGAGTTAAAAGATATGCAATTAATAACAGGTGATACTTTAGCTTACATCAAAAAGATGAAAGAGTTAGGTAATCATCACTTAATTGGTGAAACAACGGGATTTTTTGATTTAGATAAAAGAACAACAGGATTTAATGAAGGGGATTTAGTAATTATCGCAGCGCGTCCAGCGATGGGAAAAACAGCTTTAGTTTTAAATATGGCTTTGGCCAATGTTGAAGCAAATAAAGGTGTAATTTTCTTCTCACTTGAGATGCCAGCAGAACAACTTATGCTAAGAATGCTTGCAGCTAAAACATCTATTCCTTTACAAAATCTAAGAAAAGGTGATTTAGATGACCAACAATGGAGTAATCTATCTGGTGCATTTGAAGATTTAAATCAAAAAAAACTGTTTGTTGATGATGGTGGAAGTGTAAATATTAATCAATTAAGAGCAAGAGTACGAAAACTTGCACAAAATGAAGATAATAATATCTCATTAGTAATCATTGACTACTTACAACTTATGCAAGGAACTGGAAATAAAGATAGACACCAAGAGGTATCTGATATTTCAAGGGGACTTAAAATGCTTGCAAGGGAGATGAAAATTCCAATTATTGCACTATCTCAGTTAAATAGGGGACTTGAAAATAGACCTGATAAAAGACCAATGTTATCTGATTTAAGAGAGTCTGGAGCAATTGAACAAGATGCCGATATTATTATGTTTGTTTATAGAGATGATGTATATAAAGAAAGAGATGAAGCTAGAAAAGAAAAAGAAGCAAAAGATAAAGGTGAAGAGTATAAATCTACATTTGTTAATAAACCAGTAGAAGAAGCAGAAATAATAATAGGAAAACAAAGAAATGGACCAATTGGTACTGTTAAGCTTGATTTCCAAAAACAATATACTAGATTTGTTAATAAAGAGAATAGAGCAGATGCTCCAATTGAAGTAGTATTTGAAAGTGTAGCAGATACAAGTAAAGAGACAAATATTGATGTACCACAAATTCTTTAA
- the galU gene encoding UTP--glucose-1-phosphate uridylyltransferase GalU, which yields MIRKCLFPAAGYGTRFLPATKATPKEMLPVLTKPLIQYGVEEAIEAGIDTMAIVTGRGKRAIEDHFDISYELEHQIKGTNKEHYLRDIRKVIENCTFSYTRQTQMKGLGHAILTGQTLIGNEPFAVVLADDLCDNETDGVLKQMVDLYEKYQCCIVAIEEVPKEHTNKYGVISGREIEPGIYMIDNMVEKPEPQDAPSNLAIIGRYILTPDIFDIIKDTNPGKGGEIQITDALLTQAKKGMVLGFKFKGVRFDCGSIDGFVEATNHFYNKSK from the coding sequence ATGATAAGAAAATGTTTATTTCCAGCAGCAGGATATGGGACAAGATTTTTACCTGCAACAAAAGCAACTCCAAAAGAGATGCTACCAGTTCTTACTAAACCACTTATTCAATATGGTGTAGAAGAAGCAATAGAAGCTGGAATTGATACAATGGCAATAGTAACAGGTAGAGGTAAAAGAGCAATAGAAGACCATTTTGATATTTCATATGAATTAGAACATCAAATTAAAGGTACTAATAAAGAACACTATTTAAGAGATATTAGAAAAGTTATAGAAAATTGTACTTTTTCATATACTAGACAAACACAAATGAAAGGTCTAGGACATGCAATATTAACAGGACAAACTCTAATAGGAAATGAGCCTTTTGCAGTTGTTTTAGCAGATGATTTATGCGATAATGAAACAGATGGTGTTTTAAAACAGATGGTAGATTTATATGAAAAATATCAATGCTGTATTGTTGCAATAGAAGAGGTTCCAAAAGAGCATACAAATAAATATGGTGTTATATCTGGAAGAGAGATAGAACCAGGTATTTATATGATAGATAATATGGTAGAAAAACCAGAACCCCAAGATGCACCATCAAATCTTGCAATAATTGGAAGATATATCTTAACACCAGATATTTTTGATATTATTAAAGATACTAATCCAGGAAAAGGTGGGGAAATTCAAATTACTGATGCACTTTTAACACAAGCTAAAAAAGGTATGGTTTTAGGATTTAAATTTAAAGGTGTTAGATTTGATTGTGGAAGTATTGATGGGTTTGTAGAAGCTACAAATCATTTTTATAATAAAAGTAAATAA
- a CDS encoding glucose-6-phosphate isomerase, giving the protein MQYSKSFYQIKSNETIFENVKKEIGQIGYYSLPFQDTTKVKEFAKDVKQSHVAVIGIGGSTLGTFAIYQFLKRTNDFTKKLHFFESTDPTDIKQRVKKLDLEDTIFLIISKSGTTIETISIFKYLSSLVTMNENNCVIVSETDSKLTAFAKQNSMQTFEIPKNVGGRFSVFSNVGLLPLAILGVNIDELLQGAKEVHNSFFDEEKYYDILMEKARFMIENKNRFNINVVFSYSASLEGFNKWYIQLWGESLGKININGTKQALTPIGLIGPVDQHSFLQLIAQGKRDKTVTFIKVANFEDDTIIPTNTLKGFQELTYVDNLSFAKLIDEQANATIQSIKELSDIPYDIITINKVDEFNIAKLMYSYQLLTSIVGKFVQIDTYNQPGVEAGKIILKEKLNNKA; this is encoded by the coding sequence ATGCAATATAGCAAAAGTTTTTATCAAATAAAATCAAATGAAACAATTTTTGAAAATGTAAAAAAGGAAATAGGTCAAATAGGTTATTATTCACTACCTTTTCAAGATACTACAAAAGTAAAAGAGTTTGCTAAAGATGTAAAACAATCTCATGTTGCAGTTATTGGTATAGGTGGTAGTACTTTAGGTACATTTGCTATTTATCAGTTTTTGAAAAGAACAAATGATTTTACAAAAAAACTTCACTTTTTTGAATCAACAGATCCAACAGATATTAAACAAAGAGTTAAAAAACTTGATTTAGAAGATACAATTTTTTTAATTATTAGTAAATCTGGAACTACAATTGAGACAATATCAATTTTTAAATATCTATCAAGTTTAGTAACAATGAATGAAAATAATTGTGTGATTGTTAGTGAAACTGATAGTAAACTAACAGCTTTTGCAAAACAAAATAGTATGCAAACTTTTGAAATACCCAAAAATGTTGGTGGAAGATTTTCTGTATTTTCAAATGTTGGATTACTTCCTTTAGCAATTTTAGGTGTAAATATTGATGAGCTACTTCAAGGTGCAAAAGAGGTACACAATAGCTTTTTTGATGAAGAAAAATATTATGATATTTTGATGGAAAAAGCAAGATTTATGATTGAAAATAAAAATAGATTTAATATAAATGTAGTTTTTTCTTATTCTGCTAGTTTAGAAGGTTTTAATAAGTGGTATATTCAACTTTGGGGTGAGAGCTTAGGTAAAATAAATATTAATGGTACAAAACAAGCTTTAACACCAATAGGACTTATAGGCCCAGTTGACCAACACTCGTTTTTACAATTAATTGCACAAGGTAAAAGAGATAAAACAGTAACTTTTATAAAAGTTGCAAATTTTGAAGATGATACTATAATTCCTACAAATACTTTAAAAGGTTTTCAGGAGTTAACATATGTTGATAATTTATCTTTTGCAAAATTAATTGATGAGCAAGCAAATGCAACAATTCAGTCAATAAAAGAGCTAAGTGATATTCCATATGATATAATAACTATAAATAAAGTGGATGAATTTAATATTGCAAAACTTATGTATAGTTATCAATTATTAACTTCAATTGTAGGAAAATTTGTACAAATTGATACTTATAATCAACCAGGAGTTGAAGCTGGTAAGATTATATTAAAAGAGAAATTAAATAATAAGGCTTAA
- a CDS encoding type II secretion system protein has translation MKQAFSLLELVFVLVILALIGSYAIPKFMNTKDAAVITTVKRDVTTILNSIQSQYLLDGNIENISDTIKINSSNWFFENNSIVYKSNNSNCITIHIDKASQKLKLNINETNDTICTKLKQSGIENSSIDLY, from the coding sequence ATGAAGCAGGCTTTTTCACTATTAGAGTTAGTTTTTGTTCTTGTTATTCTTGCATTGATTGGAAGTTATGCAATTCCTAAATTCATGAATACAAAAGATGCAGCTGTTATTACAACAGTAAAAAGAGATGTTACTACAATTTTAAACTCCATTCAATCTCAATATTTATTAGATGGAAATATAGAAAATATTTCTGATACTATAAAAATTAATAGTTCAAATTGGTTTTTTGAAAATAATTCTATTGTTTATAAAAGTAATAATAGTAATTGCATAACTATTCATATAGATAAAGCTAGTCAAAAGTTAAAATTAAACATTAATGAAACAAATGATACCATTTGTACAAAGCTAAAACAATCAGGAATTGAAAACAGTTCAATTGATTTATATTAA
- the gmhB gene encoding D-glycero-beta-D-manno-heptose 1,7-bisphosphate 7-phosphatase, whose amino-acid sequence MHKAFFLDRDGVINVDKSYVYKVEDFEFIDGVFDTLKYIQSKGYKLFIVTNQSGIGRGYYTIKDFLNLTLWMKNEFKNNDINIEEVQYCPHAPEENCNCRKPKTGMIDNILQKFDIDLENSWFVGDKDSDIKCANSANIKNSVQVKSGQDFDENKTDAKYVLNSIKEIKNLI is encoded by the coding sequence ATGCATAAAGCCTTTTTCTTAGATAGAGATGGTGTAATAAATGTTGATAAAAGTTATGTTTATAAAGTAGAAGATTTTGAGTTTATTGATGGAGTATTTGATACTTTAAAATATATTCAATCAAAAGGTTATAAACTTTTTATAGTTACAAATCAATCAGGAATTGGAAGAGGTTATTATACAATAAAAGATTTTTTAAACTTAACTTTATGGATGAAAAATGAGTTTAAAAACAATGATATAAATATAGAAGAGGTTCAGTACTGTCCCCATGCACCAGAAGAGAACTGCAATTGCCGTAAACCAAAAACAGGTATGATTGATAATATTCTACAAAAATTTGATATTGATTTAGAAAACTCATGGTTTGTAGGTGATAAAGATTCTGATATAAAGTGTGCAAATAGTGCAAATATTAAAAATAGTGTACAAGTAAAATCTGGTCAAGATTTTGATGAAAATAAAACAGATGCAAAATATGTATTAAATAGTATAAAAGAGATAAAAAATTTAATTTAA
- a CDS encoding DNA ligase produces MKIVIFIFLLISFLNSSSLQKPKIYKNQNIKGWYMSEKLDGIRAYWNGKNLLTKNGNKINIPKEFTKNFPKFKLDGELWTKRDDFENIQSIVLDKIPTNKWNQITYNIFEVPNAKGDFLKRLSKAKIWFEKHPNKFIKFIPQIKCNSKKDLDKFLNKLVSQKAEGVIVKNGKLSYFKGRNNNILKVKKFFDKEGKVITINYDKNNTKRMKSLQIKLGNGVIFNLGGGFTNKQRYNPPKVGTTVTFKYYGFTKNNKPKFASFLRVRKKE; encoded by the coding sequence ATGAAAATTGTTATTTTTATTTTTTTATTAATTAGTTTTTTAAATTCAAGCTCATTACAAAAACCTAAAATATATAAAAATCAGAATATTAAAGGTTGGTATATGAGTGAAAAACTTGATGGAATTAGAGCATATTGGAATGGAAAAAACCTTCTAACAAAAAATGGAAATAAAATTAATATACCAAAGGAGTTTACAAAAAACTTTCCTAAATTCAAACTTGATGGAGAGTTATGGACAAAAAGGGATGATTTTGAAAACATTCAAAGTATTGTACTTGATAAAATACCAACAAATAAATGGAATCAAATAACTTATAATATTTTTGAAGTTCCAAATGCAAAAGGAGACTTTTTAAAAAGACTTTCAAAAGCAAAAATATGGTTTGAAAAACATCCAAATAAATTTATAAAATTCATACCTCAAATAAAATGTAATAGTAAAAAAGATTTAGATAAATTTTTAAATAAATTAGTATCACAAAAAGCAGAAGGCGTAATTGTAAAAAATGGGAAATTATCTTACTTTAAAGGAAGAAATAACAATATTTTAAAAGTAAAAAAGTTTTTTGATAAAGAAGGAAAAGTTATAACTATTAATTATGATAAAAACAATACAAAAAGAATGAAAAGTCTACAAATAAAACTAGGAAATGGTGTAATATTTAACTTAGGAGGAGGATTTACAAATAAACAAAGATATAATCCACCTAAAGTTGGGACTACTGTAACTTTTAAGTATTATGGATTTACAAAAAATAATAAACCAAAATTTGCTTCATTTTTAAGAGTAAGAAAAAAAGAGTAA
- the rfaD gene encoding ADP-glyceromanno-heptose 6-epimerase: MKYTDIDFNNKTILITGAAGFIGSNLCFYFQENYPNANIIALDCFRSGETFSNGNLKSFGHFKNLLGFKGVVISGDINDKELLNNLENSYTFDYIFHQAAISDTTVQEQDLMVKTNVNAYEDLLKIAIKHKANMVYASSAATYGDSDRFEIGYEQPNNAYGFSKVMMDNITYKYLKQGVDISIVGLKYFNVYGQREFFKNKTASMVVQFGHQILNNLTPKLFEGSDKILRDFIFIEDVIQANIKACSPKKSGVYNVGTGKARSFEDIVNILQQQLEIDNGKEYIPNPYIGAYQFFTQANIESTKENLGYEPRFELEDGVKAYIPEIKRLFECEVK; encoded by the coding sequence ATGAAATATACTGATATAGACTTTAATAATAAAACTATTTTAATTACTGGTGCAGCAGGCTTTATAGGCTCAAATTTATGCTTTTATTTTCAAGAAAATTACCCAAATGCAAATATAATTGCACTTGATTGTTTTAGGTCTGGTGAGACTTTTTCAAATGGAAATCTTAAAAGCTTTGGACACTTTAAAAATCTACTAGGTTTTAAAGGTGTAGTAATAAGTGGAGATATAAATGATAAAGAACTTTTAAACAATTTAGAAAACTCTTATACTTTTGATTATATCTTTCACCAAGCTGCGATTTCAGATACAACTGTTCAAGAACAAGACTTGATGGTAAAAACAAATGTTAATGCATATGAAGATTTATTAAAAATCGCAATAAAACATAAAGCAAATATGGTTTATGCAAGTAGTGCAGCAACTTATGGAGATAGTGATAGATTTGAAATAGGCTATGAGCAACCAAATAATGCTTATGGCTTTTCAAAAGTAATGATGGACAATATTACATACAAATATTTAAAACAAGGTGTTGATATAAGTATTGTTGGACTTAAATATTTTAATGTGTATGGGCAAAGAGAATTTTTCAAAAACAAAACAGCTTCAATGGTAGTTCAGTTTGGACACCAAATCTTAAATAATCTTACTCCAAAACTTTTTGAAGGAAGTGATAAAATACTTAGAGATTTTATTTTTATTGAAGATGTAATTCAAGCAAATATAAAAGCTTGTTCTCCTAAAAAAAGTGGTGTTTATAATGTTGGTACAGGAAAAGCAAGAAGCTTTGAAGATATTGTAAATATTCTACAACAACAATTAGAGATTGATAATGGAAAAGAGTATATTCCAAATCCATATATTGGAGCATATCAATTCTTTACTCAAGCAAATATAGAATCAACAAAAGAGAATTTAGGTTATGAACCAAGATTTGAGTTAGAAGATGGTGTAAAAGCATATATTCCAGAAATTAAAAGATTATTTGAATGTGAGGTTAAATAA
- the rfaE1 gene encoding D-glycero-beta-D-manno-heptose-7-phosphate kinase, producing MLNLHKKPNILVIGDLMIDHYLWGSCDRISPEAPVQVIDVKKETTVLGGAGNVINNLLSLGSDVGVISVVGDDDVAKELKTMLDKQGAKSFLIEQKGRKTSKKSRIMASHSQVVRYDHESKNSISFDSEKKIFEKFQELINRYDIILFSDYGKGVITKDLSKKIIDYAKKYEKKVIVDPKGEDYSKYSGAYFLTPNKKEAQVASKVEIENDEKLKEALTKLKTIASLDYSIITLSEQGIALLKDDEVIIRPTVAREVFDVTGAGDTVLASLGFALSLGTDLVESIEFANLAAGVVVGKLGSATVSLDEIEEYKTSLNQSSIEFHIKTFKEIEKISNRLKEQDKKIVFTNGCFDILHKGHVSYLNTAKSFGDVLILGLNSDDSVKRLKGENRPINSQDDRAYILSALECVDYVVIFDEDTPYELISLVKPDVLVKGADYDGKEVVGSDIAKETKLVEFVDGKSTTKTIEKIQGK from the coding sequence ATGTTAAATTTACATAAAAAACCTAATATCTTAGTAATTGGTGATTTGATGATTGATCACTACTTATGGGGAAGTTGCGATAGAATTTCACCTGAAGCACCTGTTCAAGTAATTGATGTAAAAAAAGAGACAACAGTTTTAGGTGGAGCAGGTAATGTTATAAATAATTTACTTTCTTTGGGAAGTGATGTTGGAGTTATCTCTGTTGTTGGTGATGATGATGTTGCAAAAGAGTTAAAAACAATGCTTGATAAACAAGGTGCAAAATCTTTTTTAATTGAACAAAAAGGAAGAAAAACATCTAAAAAATCAAGAATAATGGCATCTCATTCTCAAGTTGTTAGATATGACCATGAGAGTAAAAACTCTATATCTTTTGATAGTGAAAAGAAAATATTTGAAAAATTTCAAGAGCTAATAAATAGATATGATATTATCCTTTTTTCTGATTATGGAAAAGGTGTAATTACAAAAGATTTATCTAAAAAAATCATAGATTATGCAAAAAAATATGAGAAGAAAGTAATAGTTGATCCAAAAGGTGAAGATTATTCAAAATATAGTGGTGCATATTTTTTAACTCCAAATAAAAAAGAAGCACAAGTTGCTTCAAAAGTCGAAATAGAAAATGATGAAAAATTAAAAGAAGCTCTTACAAAACTTAAAACTATTGCTTCTTTAGATTACTCAATTATTACACTTAGTGAGCAAGGAATTGCACTTTTAAAAGATGATGAAGTTATAATTAGACCAACTGTTGCAAGAGAGGTTTTTGATGTAACTGGTGCTGGTGATACTGTTTTAGCTTCACTTGGTTTTGCACTTAGTTTAGGAACAGATTTAGTTGAATCAATTGAGTTTGCAAATCTTGCAGCTGGTGTTGTAGTTGGAAAACTTGGTAGTGCAACTGTAAGTTTAGATGAAATTGAAGAGTATAAAACAAGCTTAAATCAAAGTTCAATTGAGTTTCATATAAAAACTTTTAAAGAGATAGAAAAAATTTCAAATAGATTAAAAGAACAAGATAAAAAAATTGTTTTTACAAATGGTTGTTTTGATATTTTACATAAAGGTCATGTAAGTTATTTAAATACTGCAAAATCTTTTGGAGATGTTTTAATCTTAGGTCTTAATTCAGATGATAGTGTAAAAAGATTAAAAGGTGAAAATAGACCAATAAACTCACAAGATGATAGAGCATATATACTTTCAGCGCTTGAATGTGTAGATTATGTAGTAATATTTGATGAAGATACTCCATATGAATTAATCTCACTTGTTAAACCTGATGTTTTAGTAAAAGGTGCTGATTATGATGGAAAAGAAGTAGTAGGTAGCGATATTGCAAAAGAGACTAAACTAGTTGAATTTGTTGATGGAAAAAGTACTACAAAAACAATAGAAAAAATTCAAGGTAAATAG
- a CDS encoding adenine phosphoribosyltransferase, producing the protein MKELSSQDKTRILSSIRDINDFPKEGIVFKDITTLLNDKEAFNLLMNHLEDRYKDYDLDYVAGIDSRGFIFGAALADRLKVGFVPVRKKGKLPSTTVCEKYELEYGFDEVEIHLDAFHEKVGAKVLLIDDLIATGGTANAAAKLIKKVKANLVEACFLLNLSFLDGKKRVEEHTTVYTIFDV; encoded by the coding sequence ATGAAAGAGCTAAGCAGTCAAGATAAAACAAGAATATTAAGTAGTATTAGAGATATAAATGATTTTCCAAAAGAGGGAATTGTTTTTAAAGATATTACTACACTTTTAAATGATAAAGAGGCTTTTAATTTACTTATGAATCATTTAGAGGATAGATATAAAGATTATGATTTGGATTATGTTGCAGGAATTGATAGTAGAGGATTTATCTTTGGAGCAGCACTTGCAGATAGATTAAAAGTTGGTTTTGTTCCAGTTAGAAAAAAAGGAAAATTACCTAGTACTACTGTTTGTGAAAAGTATGAGTTGGAGTATGGTTTTGATGAAGTTGAAATTCATTTGGATGCTTTCCATGAAAAAGTGGGTGCTAAAGTTTTATTAATTGATGATTTGATTGCAACTGGCGGAACTGCAAATGCAGCTGCTAAACTTATAAAAAAAGTTAAAGCTAATTTAGTTGAAGCATGCTTTTTATTGAATCTTTCGTTTTTAGATGGTAAAAAAAGAGTAGAAGAACATACAACAGTTTATACAATATTTGATGTGTAA
- a CDS encoding Wzz/FepE/Etk N-terminal domain-containing protein — protein MEQRVNNMIEDDEIDLRELFKKLWKGKLFIIIFTLVVTILAGIYAFLKTPIYNGTISYEIGQVITDKNINLNNKEISIIDIDDASNLKEIISRKFSTKDEEKGIFTNALIPRGTSNIIVVDVQNSNKEKINKKLDEITKFIETRQDKRIKFYSFNNAKIKKTSVLSKDISSKAIKPNKKIIIAVAFVSGFILSIFLLFFIDFIKSFKEEK, from the coding sequence TTGGAACAAAGAGTAAATAATATGATAGAAGACGATGAAATTGATTTAAGAGAACTTTTTAAAAAACTTTGGAAAGGTAAACTTTTTATTATTATTTTTACATTAGTTGTTACAATATTAGCAGGTATTTACGCATTTTTGAAAACACCTATTTATAATGGAACAATTTCATATGAAATAGGACAAGTAATAACTGATAAAAATATAAATCTAAATAATAAAGAGATAAGTATAATTGATATTGATGATGCATCAAATTTAAAAGAGATAATTTCAAGAAAATTTTCTACAAAAGATGAAGAAAAAGGAATATTTACTAATGCTCTAATACCAAGAGGAACATCAAATATAATAGTTGTCGATGTACAAAATAGTAATAAAGAAAAAATAAATAAAAAATTAGATGAAATAACTAAGTTTATTGAAACAAGACAAGATAAAAGAATAAAGTTTTACTCTTTTAATAATGCAAAGATAAAAAAAACATCAGTACTTAGTAAAGATATTTCATCAAAAGCAATAAAACCAAATAAAAAAATAATCATTGCAGTTGCTTTTGTGAGTGGATTTATTTTATCAATTTTTTTACTATTTTTTATAGATTTTATTAAAAGTTTTAAGGAAGAGAAGTAA
- the trpB gene encoding tryptophan synthase subunit beta translates to MSNYIPKKSKFDPDENGHFGIFGGKYVPETLIPILEDLESEYKKYRFDKQFWSEVNALLKDYVGRETPLYHAKTISEEIGAKVYLKREDLNHTGAHKVNNVIAQGLLAKKLGKTKVIAETGAGQHGVATATIAALLGLECTVFMGAKDVQRQELNVFRMKLLGAKVIAVESGSKTLKDAMNDAIRYWVTNARDTFYIIGTVAGPHPYPMMVRDFQAIIGYEARKQILEKENKLPDYVVACIGGGSNAIGMFSHFLEDEEVTCIGIEAGGLGLDTNKHGCSLQKGSPGVLHGQCSYLLQDKDGQVTEAHSISAGLDYPGIGPEHSFHKDNHSVEYDSITDEEAIEAFVWLSQKEGIIPAFESAHAVAYLKKAKEKFKDKTVIVNLSGRGDKDMIQAKSLLHFD, encoded by the coding sequence ATGAGTAATTATATTCCCAAAAAAAGTAAGTTTGATCCAGATGAAAATGGACACTTTGGTATATTTGGTGGAAAATATGTTCCTGAGACATTGATTCCAATTCTTGAAGATTTGGAAAGCGAGTATAAAAAATATAGATTTGATAAGCAGTTTTGGAGTGAAGTAAATGCTTTACTTAAAGATTATGTAGGAAGAGAAACACCTTTATATCATGCAAAAACAATAAGTGAAGAGATTGGTGCAAAAGTTTACTTAAAAAGAGAAGACTTGAACCACACAGGTGCACATAAAGTAAATAATGTAATTGCACAAGGACTTTTAGCAAAAAAACTTGGTAAAACAAAAGTAATAGCTGAAACTGGCGCTGGGCAACATGGTGTTGCAACTGCTACAATTGCTGCACTTTTAGGACTTGAATGTACAGTATTTATGGGTGCAAAAGATGTTCAACGACAAGAATTAAATGTATTTAGAATGAAACTTCTTGGAGCAAAAGTAATTGCTGTTGAAAGCGGTAGTAAAACTTTAAAAGATGCAATGAATGATGCAATTAGATATTGGGTTACAAATGCAAGAGATACTTTTTATATTATAGGAACTGTGGCTGGGCCTCATCCATATCCAATGATGGTAAGAGATTTTCAAGCAATTATTGGTTACGAAGCAAGAAAACAAATACTTGAAAAAGAGAATAAACTTCCAGATTATGTAGTAGCTTGTATTGGTGGTGGAAGTAATGCTATTGGAATGTTTTCACACTTTTTAGAAGATGAAGAAGTTACTTGCATAGGAATAGAAGCTGGTGGTCTTGGACTTGATACAAACAAACATGGTTGTAGCTTACAAAAGGGAAGTCCTGGAGTTTTACATGGACAATGTTCATATTTACTTCAAGATAAAGATGGACAAGTAACAGAAGCTCATTCCATTAGTGCAGGTCTTGATTATCCAGGTATTGGACCAGAACACTCTTTTCACAAAGATAATCATAGTGTTGAATATGATTCAATAACTGATGAAGAAGCTATTGAAGCTTTTGTGTGGTTAAGCCAAAAAGAGGGAATTATTCCTGCTTTTGAAAGTGCTCATGCAGTTGCTTACTTAAAAAAAGCAAAAGAAAAATTTAAAGATAAAACAGTAATTGTAAATCTATCTGGTCGAGGTGATAAAGATATGATTCAAGCAAAATCTCTTTTACATTTTGACTAA